A DNA window from Candidatus Poribacteria bacterium contains the following coding sequences:
- a CDS encoding M23 family metallopeptidase has product MGEGRNFRLWMFVILPLFIAFILTVMNHRSPVQSSETPPLALRQADSVLFEEIPSVKGEEIFGGDEFNVITDEEKREARKYPPVKFQEYKVKNGDNIWKIAKRFGLDFYTILSVNRLRDANYLKPGQRIRIPNQRGVLHKVKPGETLEDISLMYDVSIARIVGANGITDPNQIHAGAELFIPGANLTYSKQREIAASSNILPTFIKPAYGRISSGFGYRIHPVYRRRMFHAGIDIAARYGSTVYAARSGRVKYAGWLGGYGKVVVIDHRDGYETRYAHCSSILVRKGQWVRQGQPIARVGRSGVTTGTHLHFEIRRNGKPVNPMKFLSRHR; this is encoded by the coding sequence GTGGGTGAAGGTCGCAATTTCAGGCTATGGATGTTCGTTATATTACCTCTCTTCATCGCCTTTATCCTTACGGTTATGAATCACCGCTCTCCGGTTCAATCATCAGAAACTCCCCCCCTTGCTTTGAGACAGGCGGACTCTGTCCTTTTTGAGGAGATTCCCTCGGTCAAAGGCGAGGAGATATTCGGCGGGGATGAGTTCAACGTCATAACCGATGAGGAGAAGAGGGAGGCTCGCAAATATCCCCCGGTTAAATTCCAGGAGTATAAGGTTAAAAACGGTGATAACATCTGGAAGATAGCCAAGAGATTTGGTCTGGACTTCTATACCATTTTGAGCGTCAATAGGTTGAGAGATGCCAACTATCTCAAGCCGGGGCAGAGGATCCGCATTCCGAATCAGAGGGGCGTGTTACATAAGGTGAAGCCGGGGGAGACACTCGAGGACATATCGCTCATGTATGACGTGAGCATTGCGAGGATCGTAGGTGCCAACGGTATCACCGATCCGAACCAGATACATGCCGGTGCTGAGCTTTTCATACCGGGCGCTAACCTCACCTATAGTAAGCAACGGGAGATAGCCGCCTCCAGTAACATTCTCCCGACCTTCATAAAACCGGCTTATGGCAGGATCTCCTCCGGATTCGGCTACAGGATTCACCCTGTCTATCGCAGGAGGATGTTTCACGCGGGCATCGATATCGCTGCTAGATACGGAAGCACGGTTTATGCGGCGAGGTCGGGCAGGGTGAAATATGCCGGATGGCTCGGAGGATATGGGAAGGTCGTGGTCATAGATCATCGGGATGGATATGAAACCCGATATGCACATTGTTCATCCATTTTGGTCCGGAAGGGCCAGTGGGTCAGGCAGGGCCAACCTATAGCGAGAGTGGGCAGGTCGGGCGTGACGACCGGAACCCACTTGCACTTCGAAATACGTCGTAACGGGAAACCGGTCAATCCGATGAAGTTTCTCTCTCGTCATCGATAA